ACCGAGAAAGAGTACTGTCAGATGAAAGGTATGTAAAAAGATATCCACAGAATAAAGACGGCCAATTTCTGCTAGAAAAAGGTAATACATACGTCTTTCGGCTATGTGAGAAACTGAAGAATAATCATCTCTTCTCGGGGAAAGCGACGGGAAAAAGTACGATTGGCAGGATTGATATTCTAACAAGACTCATTGCCGATCAAGGTAGTGGTGAATATGATACAGTGGTGAGGGATGGTGAAAAGTATGAGCTTTTCGCAGAGGTGACTCCCATAACCTTTGA
This genomic stretch from Candidatus Neomarinimicrobiota bacterium harbors:
- a CDS encoding 2'-deoxycytidine 5'-triphosphate deaminase; protein product: MPDNRDLSNRKPVTWKPGVLSNRQIAKLVEMGRITHEGVTTEEFAKGIDPSSFDLHVSEECYKMVQGAIKPKQESSYRERVLSDERYVKRYPQNKDGQFLLEKGNTYVFRLCEKLKNNHLFSGKATGKSTIGRIDILTRLIADQGSGEYDTVVRDGEKYELFAEVTPITF